One window from the genome of Bacteroidales bacterium encodes:
- a CDS encoding DUF2490 domain-containing protein, with amino-acid sequence MNIYRWMTIPWRSLLLILILLTGFSFSGVQSTKAQDIEYWTFVGASTEWNNMEILFHNANFFLPGAGHFLNHTQLMVNFPSKNNFSLGVGYKQEYVKFPDRVRAEYRPMLHGYYNNTWGSFDFLSRSRLGLRFMDGDLINRYRNKLQVSYNQFKGFSPFLYTEPFFNLNKPGYTAQRTILGASIPVKNIDITLLLGHETNKIKPGTWTDKFMLGTFLSYNF; translated from the coding sequence ATGAACATTTATCGCTGGATGACCATTCCATGGAGAAGCTTATTGCTAATTCTGATCTTATTAACAGGGTTTTCATTTTCCGGGGTTCAATCAACAAAAGCCCAGGATATTGAATACTGGACTTTTGTTGGTGCCAGTACGGAATGGAATAATATGGAGATTTTGTTTCACAATGCCAATTTCTTTTTACCCGGGGCAGGACATTTTCTCAACCATACCCAATTGATGGTAAACTTTCCATCCAAAAATAATTTCAGTCTGGGTGTGGGATACAAACAGGAATATGTGAAATTTCCTGATAGGGTTAGGGCAGAGTATAGACCCATGTTACACGGATATTATAACAACACATGGGGCTCTTTTGATTTTCTGAGCCGCAGTAGATTGGGATTGAGATTTATGGATGGCGATCTGATCAACAGGTACCGTAATAAACTACAGGTTAGCTATAACCAATTTAAGGGTTTTAGCCCTTTTTTATATACGGAACCATTTTTCAACCTGAACAAACCGGGTTATACGGCACAGCGGACCATACTCGGAGCAAGCATCCCGGTTAAGAATATAGATATCACCCTGTTGCTGGGGCATGAGACCAATAAGATAAAACCCGGGACGTGGACGGATAAATTTATGCTGGGAACTTTTCTGAGTTACAATTTTTGA
- a CDS encoding alpha/beta hydrolase produces the protein MIKKSIFLLIIIASAFQSLNAQTNQLQWLDIELSNYDYPFNVNTIELDVQKQHLTMAYMDVQPENYNGKNVMLLHGKNFNGAYWETTIKALTREGFRVIVPDQIGFGKSSKPHHFQYSFHQLAQNTRLLLDTLEIEKTAVLGHSMGGMLATRFALMFPGLTEKLILENPIGLEDYKLKVPYKPVEWWYESELEKSYEDIKNYQLKNYYDNNWKDSYNEWVNLLAGWILNSDYETIAWNSALAYDMIFTQPVVHEFDELKPETLLIIGTRDRTALGKSLVSEETRKTMGLYKKLGKKTQKAIPNAELVELDDIGHLPHIESFEMFITPLLNFLKE, from the coding sequence ATGATAAAGAAAAGCATCTTTTTATTAATAATTATCGCAAGTGCATTTCAAAGTCTTAATGCACAGACCAATCAGTTACAGTGGCTGGATATTGAATTATCTAATTACGACTACCCGTTTAATGTAAATACCATTGAACTGGATGTACAAAAACAACATTTAACAATGGCATATATGGATGTACAGCCGGAAAACTACAATGGTAAAAATGTCATGTTGCTCCATGGCAAAAATTTCAACGGGGCATATTGGGAAACTACTATAAAAGCCTTGACCCGTGAAGGGTTTAGAGTAATTGTACCAGATCAGATCGGGTTTGGAAAGTCATCCAAACCACACCATTTTCAATACAGTTTTCACCAGTTGGCTCAAAATACCAGGCTGTTGCTTGACACTTTAGAAATAGAAAAAACAGCCGTTTTAGGACATTCTATGGGAGGTATGTTGGCCACGCGCTTTGCATTGATGTTTCCCGGATTAACAGAGAAACTAATTTTAGAAAACCCAATTGGCTTAGAAGATTATAAGTTAAAAGTACCCTATAAACCAGTTGAATGGTGGTATGAATCGGAGCTGGAAAAGAGCTATGAAGATATCAAAAATTATCAACTTAAAAATTATTACGACAACAACTGGAAAGATTCCTATAACGAATGGGTGAATCTGCTGGCAGGTTGGATTCTGAATTCAGATTACGAAACCATTGCCTGGAATTCGGCATTGGCATACGATATGATATTTACACAACCTGTTGTACATGAGTTTGATGAATTAAAACCCGAAACACTGCTCATTATAGGCACCAGGGATAGAACGGCCTTAGGCAAATCATTGGTTTCGGAAGAAACCAGGAAAACAATGGGACTTTATAAAAAGCTTGGAAAAAAAACACAAAAGGCCATTC
- a CDS encoding YIP1 family protein: MSDERFSIFKLYEASKKTLLQPKAYFASMKTQGGLGEPIIKALMYGVIAGIFVLLWDILNVTGVSTGFLGGATGIAGFFGAIIGAVIGVFIVGVIVLIISAISKGNTDFEPNVRVAAATMVLVPINAFLGFFSGISYSLGAIIGLAVSLYGVYLLYIAVTVTLQGQAQTARTISYVLAALLIISQIV; the protein is encoded by the coding sequence ATGAGTGACGAAAGATTTAGTATTTTCAAACTTTACGAGGCTTCAAAGAAAACGCTTTTACAACCGAAAGCGTATTTTGCATCTATGAAGACTCAGGGTGGGTTAGGAGAACCCATCATTAAAGCATTGATGTATGGTGTGATAGCTGGTATTTTTGTTCTTCTCTGGGACATATTGAATGTAACCGGGGTTTCAACAGGCTTTTTAGGCGGAGCTACAGGTATTGCAGGCTTTTTTGGTGCCATTATTGGCGCTGTAATCGGTGTTTTCATTGTAGGAGTGATCGTGCTTATCATATCTGCCATAAGTAAAGGCAACACTGATTTTGAACCCAATGTGCGGGTTGCTGCTGCAACTATGGTGCTCGTCCCCATCAATGCATTCCTGGGATTTTTTAGTGGCATCAGCTATTCCCTTGGAGCAATCATTGGCCTGGCGGTTAGTCTTTATGGAGTGTACCTGCTTTATATTGCAGTTACAGTAACCTTACAGGGGCAAGCCCAAACGGCCAGAACCATATCTTATGTTCTTGCAGCCCTGTTGATAATATCTCAGATCGTATAA